TACGAGACTCAACACCATGAGGAGTCGCAGCGTTCCTGCGCTCTCCATTCCGAGCTCCAGATATACCGGCTTACCGCTCCTGCTTCGGTGGGCAAGTTCGATCGTATATAGCATGTTAGTAGTTTCGAATTCGATCGGTGTGGTCGTCCGCCGCTTGATCAGATCGAGCACCTCTTGTTGAAGATTCGCCATCTCCTCGGGTAGTGCGGTCTCCTTAAGCCGGTAGTCATACACTCCCGTGCCAATCCGTTCGAGAAAGGAGAGCACGCGGGGATCCAACCCATCCTGAGCGAATACCGTAGCCGCTTGCTCGCTCGGAACAGAGATACTCATGAAGCTTTGAAGAGACCGAAAGTAAGAAAATACCCCGGAGAGTTGTTCGTGATTGTGTTGGGCAGCCGCCGACACAAACAACGTGTTGGGTCTTGTCAACTCGGCGATCACGCTGTTGCGTCCACGCAACTCGCGGCCAAAGCGATAGTTGTCGCGTTGACGTTCGAACAACACGCGCCGATGCGACTTGGGAAATGCATAGAGCCACTCGGCCTCAAACTGTGTATCGGTCGATTCGAAGCCGTAGTGGTAGCGGACGCCGTCGAGAATAAAGTCGATGTCGTATTGTGACGGTTTCTCTATAGACGCGTCGTCGAGCTTGAAGGCAAAATGGGGCACGCCGCCCCCGGGAGCTCCCTGTGTCTGAGAGGTCAGTACCAAGCGCTGCATGGTTCCCATGGCGTGAATCAGGTTGCTCTTGCCGGATGCGTTGGCACCGTACGTCACCACAGCAGGCACGATTGACCCCCTCGGAGCACCGGCACAGTCGATCAGTCCGTCCTTGCGGTCATGCAGAGAGGACACCGTGAACAGCAACTCTTGCTCATCGCGGATCGATAGGTGGTTGGAGACGCCAAATCGCAACAGCATTGGGTTACCCCTGTTCTCCGACTCGTTATACGCGGAGAAACAATATAATTTGCAAGAATATTGCGATTTTTTTTCTTACTCGTCAAGGGTTTTGCGAAATTGATGGTGGTTAATTGAACACCAGTTCGCTGACCAGGGCCATGGCGAAGCCGAGCACGGCGCCGAGGGGTGGCGTCCAGTGGCGCTCCAGGCGCGCCTGCGGCGCGATGTCCTGGAAGGTGAGGTAAAGGATGCCGCCGGCGGCGAACAGCATAATGGCGCCGAGCACGGCTTCGTAGCCGGCCAGCCAGAACCAGCCGACGGCGCCGCACACCGGGCCGAGCAGCGCCAGCAGCAGCATGCGGCGCAGGGCGGCGCCGCGGCGGATGTGCCCGGCCAGCTCGCGCCACGAGTTGAACCCCTCGGGCAGGTTCTGCAAGCCGATCAGCAGCGCCAGCAGCACCGCGCCGTCGGCGCCGGCCGCGAACATGCCGCCGAGCGCCAGCGACTCGGGCAGGAAGTCGGCGCCCATGGCGATGAACTGGGGTGCCGCCCGGTGCCGTTTCGCCTGCACGCGGTCGACCACCATGAACGCCGCCCCGCCGGCCAGCAACAGCGCGGTGGCCGCCACCGGATGCGGCAGGCGGTGCGCCCCCTCCGGCACCAGCACCAGCGCCACCGCCCCCACCAGCACACCGCCGCCGAAGGCGATGACGAAGTGGCGTAACTCCTCGTCCAGCCAGCGCGGCAGGATGCGCTGAATCTGGGCCAGGCCCGCGCCGAGCGGAATGCAGGCGCCGGCAATCGCGGTCCACAGCAGCAATTCTGTCAGTTGGCCCATGGCGTCGCGGGTGCGAAGACCCGAGACCAGCGTATTCGGGTGCGTGCCGGGGTGCAACGTGTGCCGGCGCCGGGCGCCGGCAGCGCCGGCACGCGGGTAGCGGTGGAGCTGGACCGGCGCCACTGCGCGAGGTGTGGAGGAATGCGCGGAATGCACGATTCGGTAGCCGCGCAGCCGCCGCGGCAGTATGATGGAGCGTTAGATGCTCCTGGTTCTCATTTCCTTCATCGCATTCATCGCGCTGTTCGTCCTCGGCCTGCGCTGGGGCGTGGTGATCATCGGCAAGGTGCTCGGTCGCGTGGTGTACGACCGCCACCGCAACGCCGAGTACATCATTAATACCGGGCAGGTGCCGGAGCAGTGGACCGAGCCCTTCTTCAAGAAGATCGACGAGGCACAAAAGAAGGAGGGGGTCGACGAGGGCGAACGGGAACGCCGTATCGCCTCCCTGGAACGCAAGGCGAAGCGCAATTCGATCAAGCGCATTGACGACCTGCTGCGCTACTTCTCGCGCGCCCCGGTGTTCGCCGACGACCACTCGCGCCGCGTGCTGATGGAGCAGTTGGAAGCCGCCAAGGCGCAGTGGCTGAAGTACGTCCAGTAGGGGCGCAGCGCAGGCGGCGCGCCGTTTCCGTGTGGCGAGCGTCTCTCTCCGGCTGGCCGGCGTTTCGTTCCGGGGGTTCAAGTCGCGCATGCAGTTGATTCATGTGGGTCTGGGCGGTTTCGGCCGGCGCTGGATGGAAGTGGTGCTGGCCGACCGGAACTGGCGGTACGCCGCCGTGGCCACGCGTTCCGCGGAGGCGCAGCGCTTCGCGGCCGAGCGCACCGGCTTGGCCCCGGAGCGCTGCACGGACTCGCTGGCGGCGGCGCTGGAGCGAGCGCCGGAGGCCGACGCGGTACTGGTGACCACGCCTTACTTCCGCCACGAGGACGACGTGGTGACGGCGCTGCGGCATGGCAAGCACGTGCTGGTGGAGAAGCCGCTCACCGACACCGCCGCCGCCGGCGAGCGCATGCGCGCCGCGGCGGCCGGCGCGGGCACCACCGTGATGGTGGGCGAGGACTATCGATTCCGCGGCGGCGCCGTCGCCATGCGCGAAATCGTGCAGGGCGGGGAGATCGGCGTGCCGGAGGTGATCGACCTGCAGTACTTCGTTTCGCACCGGTTCGCGGCGGGCGACTGGCGCAACGAGTTGCGCTACCCGGTGCTGCTCGAGAACAACACCCACCAGGTCGACCTGCTGCGCTACGTCACCGGTTGCGAAGCGCTGGCGGTAACGGCGAGCACGATGACCAGCGCCGCGGATTCGCCGTGGCCGTTTCCGTCGGTCGCGGCCCTGATCGAGATGGATCGCGGGCTCAGCGTCACCTTTTCGGCAAGCTGGGCGCTTGCCGACCTGAACACGCCGTGGGAGGGCGTCTGGACGGTGCGCGGGCCGCGCGGCGCGCTGCGCTGGGACGAAGCGGGCATTATCCTGTTCCGCGGAACACGGCAGCGGCAACTGGCCGCCGCCGACAGCGCGCCGCGGCTCGACCTGGTGCTTGCGGAGTTCACCGCGGCACTGCGGGAAGGGCGAGCCCCGAGCGTGGACCTGGCCGGCAACCTGAAGACGCTGGCGGTGGTGCTGGCAATGATCCGCTCCGGCGAACAGCACCGGCGGGTAGAACTGACCGCCGGATAGGGTCAAGTCGGCGCCGGCGGCGACTGGCGGCGACCGCGGGGACGAACACGAGCGTGTCGGAGGGGCCGCGGCGGCGTGCGCGCGACGGTTTGGCCCGTGCACGTTTGGGCGTTGCCGGAGGACGGTGTACCACGCGGCCGTGCTCGTTGTGCGTGTTCGTCGTGGTCAGCCAACGGTGCCCTCCGATTCGCCGAACGCACCGGTTCCCGTCCTGTCCCGGCAAGCCCGGGTCTTGGGAGCGTCGCGCTACATGGAGGAGTCGGCGGCCGGGGCCTCGTACATTCCGGGATCGCTTCGGCCGAGCAGCGCCATGCCGACCTTGTGGACGTGGGCCAGTGCCTCGTCACCGAGGATCTTCTCGTGGCCGGAGCCCGGATAGTGCGCGCAGAAGGCGCTCATGGAGTCGGCGGTGTTGCCGTCGCCGGCGGCGATGCGCATCAACTGGCAGTTCAGCGATTCCCACCAGGCGCCCACGCTGTCGAAGCTCAGGTGGCCGTTGATCTTGGTGGCAGCCAGGTCCACGTAGTACGTGGTGGCGAAGTCCAGGTCGGCGTGCATCTTCTTCGCTGCCGCCGCCTGCTCGTCGGTGGCCATGTCGCCGTGCAGCGCCGCCACCATCTGTTCGGGACTCAGCGAGTTCCACCAGCGCACCGCGTAGTCCGGCGAGGTGATCATCGTGTCCGCATGTACGAAGCCGGCAGCGACCAGCGCCGTCGCCACGGTTGCCAGCACGAACAACGAACTCTTCTTCTTTGTCATGGAAGTCCTCCTTGAATGGCAAAGTACCGCACCGGCCAGCAGGTTGCAAGCGCGGTAATTGTTGACTCGTAAAAGGTGTGCATTCGGTACTATCGGACCCGATCGATTGACGACAGACACACCATCCGTCCATGCGAGTCGCGTGTGTCGGGTGCCACCGTCCGCACGCTCGGGCGGTCAGCGCACGTTGCGGCTTCGAGTATCTGCTCGAGCCGCTGCGCGAGATAACCGGCGATCAGGCACGGCGGCGCACGCCTCCGGGGTTCCAGCGCCCGCACCATCCGGGTACCATCCGGGCATCATGCAGCAACAGCAGCAAGCGTTGATCGTCTGGGGTGGCTGGGACGGCCATGAGCCGGGGCCGGTTGCGGAGATTTTCGGCGGCGTGTTGGAAGGGGAGGGTTTCGCGGTGGAAGTGTCCACCACGCTGGACCGTTTCCTGGACGCGGACAGCCTCGCCGGCCTGGACCTGATCGTGCCGATCTGGACCATGGGCGCCATCAGCCGCGAGCAGGTGGAGCCGGTGGTGGAGGCGGTCGCCGGCGGGGTCGGCCTGGCCGGCTGCCACGGCGGCATGTGCGACGCGTTCCGCGACTCGGTGGAGTGGCAGTTCATGACCGGCGGCAACTGGGTGTCGCATCCCGGCGGCGACGGGGTCGAGTACGTGGTCAACCTGCAGCGCGGCTCCAGCGAAATCACCGACGGGCTCGACGACTTCACCGTGCGCTCGGAGCAGTACTACCTGCACGTCGACCCGGCGGTGGACGTGCTGGCCTCCACCCGCTTTCCGGTGGTGGACTGGTATCACTCCAGCAATGGCCCGGTGGACATGCCGGTGGTGTGGACCAAGCGCTGGGGCGCCGGGCGCGTGTTCTACAACTCGCTCGGCCACAAGGCCGACATCATCGCGCAGCCGGCCCCGCTGGAGCTGATGCGGCGCGGTTTCCTGTGGGCGGCCGCCGGCAAGCGCGTCGCCCGCGAGCAGGGCGTGACCGCGGCCGACTTCCGCAGCGCCGCCAAGATGTTCTAGCGGCCTGCTGGACAGCCATGAAGACGCTCGACGAGCACCTCGCGGAATTCAAGCAGGTCGGGTTCACGCTGTTTCCCGGCATGCTGGACGCGCAGTGGGTGCGCGAGATGCGTGCCGCGTTCGATGCCATCGCCGACCGTATCCCGAGCGCGGACGGCAGTCGCCCGAGCGTATTGGTCGACGTGCTCGAGCACCAGCCGCGGCTCGTCCTGAGCGCGCTCGCCAACGAGCGCCTGCTCGACTTCGCTGAGATGGTGATCGGCCCGCACGTGCAACTGGAGTCGATCACCTACCGGCGCACGCCGCCCGATCCCGATCCCGGTGCCGCCGCCAACCCGGTACTGGGGTTCCACCGCGACATGTTCGCGTTCTTTCCCGACGACGGCGTCTACCACCGCCCGCTGCTGTTCAACGCGCTCTCCTACCTGCAGGACCTGACCGACGACAGCGGCCCGCTGCGCATCATTCCCGGCTCGCACATGCGCGCCATGGGCATGACCAGTGAGGAAGCGAAGCGCCCGCACCCCGAAGAGGTAATCCTCTACCCCAAGGCCGGCGACGTCGCCGTGTTCCACTGCAGCATGCTGCACTCCGGGTCGGCCAACCGCTCCGCCGACTACCGCTACCTGTTCTTCCTCACCCTCAACCACTCGTGGCTCAAGCATCGCGCCAACTACCGCGGCCCGGTCTCGCAGGCGGTGATCGCGCGGGCGCGCGAGCGGGGCGACCGCCGCCTGCTGCGCCTGCTCGGCGTCGACGACCAGTTCGTGCGGCGCGCCAACTGCGGCTTCCGGGAACCGGACGAGGACAACTGGCGCCGCTGGATCGCCGAAGACGCCGCCGCCCGCACACGGGCGTAAGCAGGCCCAACTCGGGCTGGGCCGCGAGTCCGCCGAGTCGCGCCATGGCGTTTCGCTCCACGGGTCGCGCAAACCGACCTGATGGGATACTCTGAAGCGTCCAGATGCTGAAACGCGTCCACATTCGAGGCTATAAGTCACTTGCCGACGTTGACGTTTGTCTTCCACGGCTCGCCGTGCTGTTTGGCCCGAACGCTTCAGGAAAGAGCAATCTCCTGGATGCGCTCCAATTGCTGTCCAAGCTCGGCACCAGCAAGACGCTGAAGCAGGCGTTTGATCCTCCCTACCGAGGCAAGCCGCTCGAATCATTTACGTTCGATGAACGAGGCATCAGGGGACTTCTTGCGGAGACAGAACTGTCGTTCAGCATAGAGGTCGACCTTTGCCTCTCGGATGGCATAGTAGAAGCCGTCGATCGCGAGATACAGGAGATGCGACGTCCGAGCGGCAAGTCGGCGGGAAGGGAAGCGGGCAGGGTCACTTCCCGGGTTCGGGAGCGCGATCTGCGCTACCGAATCGAGGTCGAAATGCTGCCGAGTTCCGGCGTGCTGCGCGTAGCCGACGAATACCTGGCCGCGCTGAACGCCAAGGGCGAACCGACCGGCAAGCGCAAACCGTTCATAGAGCGCCGCAGTGACAAGATACACGTTCGATTCGAAGGTCAGGCGCACCCGACCTACTACGACCGCTACCTGGATCACACCATTCTCTCCATGCCGCACTATCCTCCGCACTACCCGCACCTTGTTGCGGCGCGTCGCGAGCTGGAGAGCTGGTTCTTCTTTTACTTCGAACCGCGCGAACGCATGAGGGCGGCCAACCCCGTCAAGGAGGTCCGCCACCTGGGATTGATGGGTGAGGAGCTCGCTTCGTTCCTGAATACCATGAAGGCACTGGACAAGGGCCGATTCGCGGCCGTCGAGAAGGCGCTGCAGGCACTGATGCCTCAGATCAGCGGAATCGAGCTTGACGTAAGTGACTTGGGCGAGGTCGAGTTGCGTCTGAAGGAGGGCGGCATCGCCGTGCCTTCTCGAGTGCTTTCCGAAGGCACTTTGCGAATGCTCGGTCTATTGGCGCTCACGGGTGCGGAAGACGCTCCTGCTCTGGTCGGGTTCGAGGAGCCGGAAAATGGAGTCCATCCGGGACGCATCGCATTGATCGCCGAACTGCTGAAGACTCAGGAGAGCTTCCGCAGAACTCAGTACCTGATGACGACCCACTCGCCGATTCTGCCGGATCTGCTGGAGGACCGGGCGCTGCTCGTCGTGCGCCGGAACAACAACGAGACGCGGGTCGATCCGTTCTCTACTTGGGGCCCGTTGGATCGCCGGTCAAGCATAGGGGAAGCGCTCGCCGACGGCGCGTCGCAACTGTCCGTCTCAGAACGAATTCTGAGAGGGGACTTTGATGCATGAGATCGCGCTGTTTGTCGAAGACAACGCGCATCGGCAGGTCATCGGCGAATTGGTGGAAAGGGTCGCCGGCCAACATGGCATCACCGTCGAACTGCGCTGGCGCACCGCCGTCCGGGGGTATGGACGAGTCCTGCACGAACTGACGAACTATCTTCGCGACATGAGCCGACAGGGCGCCCCGTGGCCGGACTTGATCGTGGTCGCCACGGATGCGAACTGCCAGGGTTTCAACGCGCGGACAGCGAGCCTCAGCAACTTGGATGTTCCCGCCCCATTGGTCCTGGCGGTTCCCGATCCGCACATTGAGCGCTGGCTGCTCCTCGACGGCGCGGCATTCCGCGACGTGTTTGGCCGTGGTTGCCGGGCACCCGACCAGAAATGCAGCCGCGACCGGTATCGGCAGCAGCTCACAGATGCAATCCGCCAAGCTGGCGTGGTGCCGATCCTTGGTGGTATCGAGTATGCAGCGGACATCGTGCGGCATATGGATCTTGACCGGGCCGCCCGCGCCGACGCGTCACTGCAACGTTTCCTGAACCATCTGCGGGCCGTCATTCGCGGCTGGAACCGATGATCGGGCGCGCGCATCCGATCGCTTCGGTTGAGCGGATCAGGCCGGCCGTTGTTCCGGGTGGTCGACGGGGCCGAGGAGGCGGGGGAGGAAGCTGGCGATGGTGAGCTGCCACAGGTGGTAGATGATCAGCGGCAGCAGGGCGACGCCGAGCAGGTCGGGCATGGTGGCGAAGTAGGTGGTGAGCAACGGCGCACCCATCGCCAGGGTCTTCTGCGGCGCCACGAACAGCACCGTGTAGGTGTTGGCCTTGTCCAGCCGCAGTGCGCGGCCGGCGCCCCAGGCGGCGCCGAGCAGCAGCAGGTGGGAGATCGCCAGGTACACGAACAGCGGCCACAGGCGCAGCAGCGAAGCGGCGAACTCCGGGTCGCGCGCGGGCTGAGAGAACGAGAACCAGATGATCACCAGGATGGCGGCGTTCATGAACACGCCGATCTTCTTGCCGTGGCGCTGCGCCCACTCGCGCAGCGCGGCGCGCGCCAGTTGGCCGAGCGCGACCGGCAGCAGCATGCGCAACACCAGGGAAGAGAGCACGCGCACCAGCTCGTCGGGCGGCAGCGCGCGGCCGGTCTGCTGCAGCAGCAGCGACAGCAGCAGCGGCGACAGGAACACCCCGGCGACGTTGGCCAGCGACGCGTTGAAGATGGTGGCGACCACGTTGCCGCGCGCGAGCTGGGTGAACACGATGCAGCTCGACACCGTGGTGGGCAGCACCGCCAGCGCATAGATACCGGCCAGGATGCGCGGATCGCCGCCGCGCCACAGCAGCGCCGCGCTGGCGGCGAAGTATACCGGCGCGACGATGAAGATGAACGCCTGCAGGACCAGGTGCAGGCGCACGTCGCGCAGCCCGGTGCGGATCGCCTCGGTGGGCAGGCTCAGGCCGGACAGGAAGAACAGGGCCACCACCAGCACGGTGGCCGTGAGCCCACCCCCGCTGGCCGCGGTACCCGCTTCCGGCGCCGCCAGGCCGCCCGCCACCGCGGCGAGCAGACCGACGAAGAACCAGTTCTTGCGCAGCCAGGCGCCGGCTCGGGCTGGTGCCGCCATCTCGCGGCGCATCATAGCACTGCTTGACGCGACTCGTTCCACACGTAAGCATGCTTACGCATGGACAAGGTTCTCTCAACCAGAATCGATGAAGAGATCGCTCAGACTCTCGATGGTCTGGCCATTACTCAGCGAGTGTCCAAGAAGCGCATCGTCGAGGACGCCATCCGGCTCTACAGCGAGACGGTGGAGCGGAAGCCGGATCCGCTCGAGCAGTCGTTCGGCGCCTGGCGGCGGACGGAGGCACCCGATGAGTTGCATCGCCGGATGCGTGCTGCCTTCGAAGGCGACATGATCGTGGATTCCGCCCTTTACCACTCCCGGCCGAGCGGATAACGTCCGGGGGCATGCAGATTGGCTTTAACATGCTGCTCTGGACACCGTTCGTGACCGAGGAGCACTTCCCCCTTTTCGCGCCGCTCAAGGAGACCGGCTACGACGGCGTGGAGCTGGAGATATTCGAGGGCACGCCCGACCACTATGCGAAGGTGGCGCGGGAGCTGGACAACCACGGCCTGCGCCGCACCGGCGTCACCATCATCCCCGACCAGGAGCGCAACATCCTCAGCGCCGACCCGGCGCACCGCTCCGCCGGGGTGGACCACATGAAGTGGGCGATCGACTGCGCCGCCGCGCTCGGCGCCGAGCTCCTGTGCGGACCGTTCTATCAGCCGCTCGGGCAATTCACCGGCACCGGACCGACGGCGGAGGAACAGCAGCGCGCCGCCGACGCCCACCGCCAAGCCGCCGAGTACGCCGCTCAGGCCGGCATCCCGCTCGTCGTGGAAGCGCTCAACCGCTTCGAGTGCTACTTCCTGAACACGCTCGCCGACACCGCGGCGCACGTCGAGCGCGTCGGCCACGCCAACTTCCACCTGATGTACGACACCTTCCACGCCAACCTGGAGGAGAAGGATCCGGTCGGCGCGATCGCCGAGCACCTGCCGCTGATCAAGCACGTGCACGTGTCCGAGAACGACCGCGGCGCCCCCGGCAGCGGCCACGTGCCGTGGGATGCCACCTTCCGGGCCCTGCGCCGGGGCGGCTACGACGCCTGGCTCACCATCGAGGCGTTCGGGCGCACGCTGCCGGAGCTGGCCGCCACCACCTGCGTGTGGCGCGACTTCTCGGCCAGCAACGAGGAGGTGTACCAACTCGGCTTCAGGACCATCCGCGACGGCTGGCGGCGCGCCGCGCCGGAGTAAACCGCGGCACGGTGGGGCGGCTCTCGTGCCCGGCGCCGCGATCGCGGCCCTGCCTGAGCTGCCTGCCGCCACAGCCGCCGGTCAGCTCGCCAAGCTAAACAAGGAGCGACTTTCGGTAGAGATCCCGTGCCAGGCGGGTAATGTGGTCCGCGGCCGGCAGCCCGGCGCGCAGGTGGTCCGCGATCGCCTGCGCACCGTTGCATGCGCCGCTCAAGTTGCCGGCCACCGCGGCGAACGTGTCCACGTCGCCGCCGCAGGTGAGCGCCCGCCGCACCGTGGCGTCGAATTCGCCGGGCGTGCGCAGGAACGCCTCCAGGGCAACCACGGCGGTGACCGGCGCCTCGCTGGGTATTCCCTGCCCGCCGGCCCTGATCCGACTCTCCGGCATCTCCAGGAGTTCCGCGTAGGCGTCGTCGGCGGGCAGCTCCAGCAGTCGGCGCACCTGGCCGATCAGGTGGCCGGTAGCGGCGTGCACCGCGCCCGCCGACCGTTCCGCCAGCGCCACCACCTCGTCCACCGCCGGTGCGCCGCCGGCCGCCAGGTGGCGCACCACCTGGGCGATGGCCACGGCCGGCGCCACGGCGCGCGGGTCCTTGTGGGTGAGTCGGCTCACCGCGGCGGCGTCGGCATCGAGCCTGACCTCGCTCCGCCAGTGCCACAGCCCTATCGGGGCGATCTTCATCACCGTGCCGTTGGAAGGCATGTCGGTGGACGCCGCCTGGTGCCAGGGAACGCCGCTCGCCATGCGCTCCAGCGCCTCCCGGAAGGCTCGCCCGTATCCGTACAGCTCACCCGCGCGCCACATGCGCAGCAACCGGGCGGCCACGTCACCGGGATCGACGCACCCGCGCGCCAGCAGCGACTCCACCAGCACCAGCGCCTGCTGGGTGTCGTCGGTGTAGGCCCCGCCGGCACGCACCACCTCGCCGTGGCGCCGCAGGTCGCGGTAGTGGCCCATGAGATCCTCCACCTCCAGGATGCGCTCCCGCGGCCAGCCCTCGCAGAAGCTGCCGAGCGCATCCCCTACCGCGCCGCCGAGCAGCGCCCCCACGAAACGATCCTCGTGCTCCACCTCTTCCTCCCTGGCCGTCACCGCGGCCCCTGCACCATCGCCGCGGCGCCGTCCGCCGCCAACCTCACTTCCACCAGGTTGTCCCCGGGACCGCCGCGGTCGACCACCACGAAGTCGGTCTCGCGGGTCATGGCGATCACCGGATGGTGCCACACGCCGCGTGCGTAGTTCACGCCCTGGCGGCCGTCGGTCACGAAGGCGCGCAGGTCCGCCGCCCGCGGCGCTGCGCCGGCCGCCGCCACCACGATCAGAAACGGGGCGGCGTCCAGCGGAATGAACGCCTGCGAGCCGAGTGGATGCTGTTCCATGATCCGGACGGCGAGCGGCAATGGCAGCGGCTGCGCGCGGAACAGGTTGATCAGCGCGTAGCCGCCCGCCGCCGCCACGTCTACCCGCGCCAGGTCATGGAAGCGCACCGTGCTGCCCTCGTTGATTACCCGCCGCTCGGCGCCGTGCGTTTCGATCACCTCGCCGAACGGGGCAAACCCGTCCCTGGTCAGGGGTACGGGGGTGATCCGGCGAGCCATGGAGCGCCTAATCCTCCACCGGCGTACCGAACAGACGCAGCCGGGCCACGCCGCCGTCCGGGATGATGTTCAGATGCACGTGCGACACCGGCTGCGGGACGTCGCCGGGAATCACGAACGTGTGCTCGCGGTCCGCCTGTAGCGGCTGCTCGGGCAGCAGCAGCGGCCAGAACATCGACTGCGCGATCACCGATTCCTGCAGCTTGCCGAAGTGCTCGGCGAGCAGTGCGCCCTGCAGCGAGCAGCGGTCGGGGAAGTTGCCCTTGTAGTGGCTGGTGTCCACCACCACGCGGTCGATAATGCCGGGCCGCGCCAGGGCGATGATGCACCAGTCGTGGCCCGGTTCCCGGCGCCGGCGTGTCTCCCAGCCCTCGCCCGCGTCGCGCGCGCGGTCGGGGCGCAGGATGTTGGAGGGGTGGCCGTAGTGGGAGTTGTTCCACGCCACCGCCACCGCCCCGTTGCGGGCGCAGCCCAGGTCCACGGCTCCGCGCTCGGCCAGCGCGCCCCAGTCGGGATACGGGCGCCCGAACACGCGCAGCCGCGCCACGCCGCCGTCCGGAAGCAGGTTGAGGCGTACGTGAGTCACCACCCCGGCGCCGGCAACCTCGAACCGGTGGTGGGCATCGGGGCCGATCGGCGCCGGCTCCACCAGGGCGGTCCACTCGGTGGAGTCGTCCGGATCTCCCTTGCAGCGGCATCCCTCCAGGGAAGCGGCGGGCGGAAAGTTGCCGGTGAAGTGGCTGGTGTCTATGTCCACCGCGAACACCTCCCCCGGGGTCGCCAGCCGCACCACGCAGAAATCGTGCCCGCCGCGCCGCCGCCTGCGCGACTCCCAGCCGTCCATCCACTTGCCGTGGTCGTCGTACTTG
This window of the Spirochaetaceae bacterium genome carries:
- a CDS encoding ATP-binding protein, with the translated sequence MLLRFGVSNHLSIRDEQELLFTVSSLHDRKDGLIDCAGAPRGSIVPAVVTYGANASGKSNLIHAMGTMQRLVLTSQTQGAPGGGVPHFAFKLDDASIEKPSQYDIDFILDGVRYHYGFESTDTQFEAEWLYAFPKSHRRVLFERQRDNYRFGRELRGRNSVIAELTRPNTLFVSAAAQHNHEQLSGVFSYFRSLQSFMSISVPSEQAATVFAQDGLDPRVLSFLERIGTGVYDYRLKETALPEEMANLQQEVLDLIKRRTTTPIEFETTNMLYTIELAHRSRSGKPVYLELGMESAGTLRLLMVLSLVYHALDHGVPVVIDELDASLHTLAGEAILQLFCSRETNPKGAQLIATTHDTNLLASPALRRDQVWFTEKDPNGATVIFPLTEIRTRSGDNFQRGYLQGRYGAIPFSGPVPTLGTQH
- a CDS encoding Gfo/Idh/MocA family oxidoreductase; the encoded protein is MASVSLRLAGVSFRGFKSRMQLIHVGLGGFGRRWMEVVLADRNWRYAAVATRSAEAQRFAAERTGLAPERCTDSLAAALERAPEADAVLVTTPYFRHEDDVVTALRHGKHVLVEKPLTDTAAAGERMRAAAAGAGTTVMVGEDYRFRGGAVAMREIVQGGEIGVPEVIDLQYFVSHRFAAGDWRNELRYPVLLENNTHQVDLLRYVTGCEALAVTASTMTSAADSPWPFPSVAALIEMDRGLSVTFSASWALADLNTPWEGVWTVRGPRGALRWDEAGIILFRGTRQRQLAAADSAPRLDLVLAEFTAALREGRAPSVDLAGNLKTLAVVLAMIRSGEQHRRVELTAG
- a CDS encoding ThuA domain-containing protein; the protein is MQQQQQALIVWGGWDGHEPGPVAEIFGGVLEGEGFAVEVSTTLDRFLDADSLAGLDLIVPIWTMGAISREQVEPVVEAVAGGVGLAGCHGGMCDAFRDSVEWQFMTGGNWVSHPGGDGVEYVVNLQRGSSEITDGLDDFTVRSEQYYLHVDPAVDVLASTRFPVVDWYHSSNGPVDMPVVWTKRWGAGRVFYNSLGHKADIIAQPAPLELMRRGFLWAAAGKRVAREQGVTAADFRSAAKMF
- a CDS encoding phytanoyl-CoA dioxygenase family protein translates to MKTLDEHLAEFKQVGFTLFPGMLDAQWVREMRAAFDAIADRIPSADGSRPSVLVDVLEHQPRLVLSALANERLLDFAEMVIGPHVQLESITYRRTPPDPDPGAAANPVLGFHRDMFAFFPDDGVYHRPLLFNALSYLQDLTDDSGPLRIIPGSHMRAMGMTSEEAKRPHPEEVILYPKAGDVAVFHCSMLHSGSANRSADYRYLFFLTLNHSWLKHRANYRGPVSQAVIARARERGDRRLLRLLGVDDQFVRRANCGFREPDEDNWRRWIAEDAAARTRA
- a CDS encoding AAA family ATPase, whose amino-acid sequence is MLKRVHIRGYKSLADVDVCLPRLAVLFGPNASGKSNLLDALQLLSKLGTSKTLKQAFDPPYRGKPLESFTFDERGIRGLLAETELSFSIEVDLCLSDGIVEAVDREIQEMRRPSGKSAGREAGRVTSRVRERDLRYRIEVEMLPSSGVLRVADEYLAALNAKGEPTGKRKPFIERRSDKIHVRFEGQAHPTYYDRYLDHTILSMPHYPPHYPHLVAARRELESWFFFYFEPRERMRAANPVKEVRHLGLMGEELASFLNTMKALDKGRFAAVEKALQALMPQISGIELDVSDLGEVELRLKEGGIAVPSRVLSEGTLRMLGLLALTGAEDAPALVGFEEPENGVHPGRIALIAELLKTQESFRRTQYLMTTHSPILPDLLEDRALLVVRRNNNETRVDPFSTWGPLDRRSSIGEALADGASQLSVSERILRGDFDA
- a CDS encoding bile acid:sodium symporter — encoded protein: MAAPARAGAWLRKNWFFVGLLAAVAGGLAAPEAGTAASGGGLTATVLVVALFFLSGLSLPTEAIRTGLRDVRLHLVLQAFIFIVAPVYFAASAALLWRGGDPRILAGIYALAVLPTTVSSCIVFTQLARGNVVATIFNASLANVAGVFLSPLLLSLLLQQTGRALPPDELVRVLSSLVLRMLLPVALGQLARAALREWAQRHGKKIGVFMNAAILVIIWFSFSQPARDPEFAASLLRLWPLFVYLAISHLLLLGAAWGAGRALRLDKANTYTVLFVAPQKTLAMGAPLLTTYFATMPDLLGVALLPLIIYHLWQLTIASFLPRLLGPVDHPEQRPA
- a CDS encoding sugar phosphate isomerase/epimerase, translated to MQIGFNMLLWTPFVTEEHFPLFAPLKETGYDGVELEIFEGTPDHYAKVARELDNHGLRRTGVTIIPDQERNILSADPAHRSAGVDHMKWAIDCAAALGAELLCGPFYQPLGQFTGTGPTAEEQQRAADAHRQAAEYAAQAGIPLVVEALNRFECYFLNTLADTAAHVERVGHANFHLMYDTFHANLEEKDPVGAIAEHLPLIKHVHVSENDRGAPGSGHVPWDATFRALRRGGYDAWLTIEAFGRTLPELAATTCVWRDFSASNEEVYQLGFRTIRDGWRRAAPE
- a CDS encoding ADP-ribosylglycohydrolase family protein, with the translated sequence MTAREEEVEHEDRFVGALLGGAVGDALGSFCEGWPRERILEVEDLMGHYRDLRRHGEVVRAGGAYTDDTQQALVLVESLLARGCVDPGDVAARLLRMWRAGELYGYGRAFREALERMASGVPWHQAASTDMPSNGTVMKIAPIGLWHWRSEVRLDADAAAVSRLTHKDPRAVAPAVAIAQVVRHLAAGGAPAVDEVVALAERSAGAVHAATGHLIGQVRRLLELPADDAYAELLEMPESRIRAGGQGIPSEAPVTAVVALEAFLRTPGEFDATVRRALTCGGDVDTFAAVAGNLSGACNGAQAIADHLRAGLPAADHITRLARDLYRKSLLV